The nucleotide window AGACAACGGAGCAGGCACGAGAtacgcagtggtggaaaaagtacccaattgttatacttgagtaaaagtaaagataccttcatagaaaatgactcaagtaaaagtgaaagtcccccagaaaaatactacttgagtaaaagtctaaaagtagaATAtcaaaagtatcaaaagtaaaagtataaataatttcaaattgcttataaTAATAAGATCAGATGGCACAATTTTATATATTTGTATAACTTCcgcctattttttttatttaaaactttcctgtcctgctaagcattgaaaatgtaacaaatacttttgggtgtcaggaaaaatgtatggagtaaaaagtacattatttctttaggaatgcagtgaagtaaaagtaaaagtagtcaaaaatataaatagtaaagtacagatacctaaaaaaactacttaagtagtacttaagtatttttatttaaatactttacaccactggagatATGGCTCGGAAAAcatacttcaaatcaaattgtatttatcacatgcgcagaattcaacaagtgtagactttaccgtgaaatgcttacttacgggccctttcgCAACAAttcagagttaaaaagtaagaaaatagTAACGCAATAGATAACAGTAAGGGATGGATTGGAATTTACAGAAtggttacctggaggaaaatggggcaatttcagtcaaggggagggtttagtatttttaAATCTAGTCATGTAATTGATGACATTTCAATATTTCTTACTGTTTTATAATTAGTTGCTTATTAAGCTATAAAACGATGTGTACCCGATGCCACCCCTCATCTTTGATTCTCTGCTGGGCGTGCAATATCAAGTGCTGGGCAACATAGGCTCACTACTGCGTGTTTCCCCCAGACTCTCCAGCAGTGGAGGGGGGATTGAAAATGACTGGTGTGGGCTCAGAGAATCAAAGATGAGGGGTGGCATCGGGCACACATAATTTtatagcctaataagcaactaattATAAAACAGGCTATTTAGaatggtctcaatcaaatgatccatagcctataggctagaaagctcttgacctgctccacaacagcccAGTCGATGTGGATGGAGGTGTGCTtagccctccgtttcctgtagtccacgatcagctcctttgtcttgctgacgttgagggaagGGTTGTtgtcctccctgtaggctgtctcatcttcgtcggtgatcaggcctaccaacgcgtgtcgtcagcaaacttaatgatggggtTGGAGTTGTGCGCTGCCACGCAGTCGAGTATAGGAGGGGAGTAAGCACACCCCCCTGAGGGGACCCATGTTGGgggtcagcatggcagatgtagTGTTGCCTacactcaccacctgggggcggcccatcaggaaatcCAGGACCAGTTGCAGGGGAGGTGTtaaatcccagggtccttagcttagtgatgagcttggagggcacaatggtgttgaacgctgagctgtagtcaatgaacagcattctcatgtaggtgttccttttgtccaggtgggaaagggcagtgtggagtgcaatagagatagtgtcatctgtggatctgttagggcggtatttGAACTGGAGTGGgcccagggtgtctgggatgatggtgttgatgtgagccatggacagcctttcaaagcatttcatgactaCTGTCACGCCTGcgcctgctccctccctccggtGCTCGACATTGCTGGTTTACTACCCACCGATCCTGGCAACCCACAttgcgcacacctggcaaccatcattgcacacacctggagttgatcaccaccctgattactctcccttcatatagcccttAGTAAGACTTAGTCTTCAGGAAGTATTGGTTTTGGTTACGTTCAGTACGCTTCTCCTGTTTTGTATTTTattcatgtttattattattaaactcaccttctgcacctgctttcTAACTCCCTGCGTATAAGTTACAGCTGCAGATGTGTGTgcaacggggcgatagtcatttagacaggttaccctggagttcttgggcacagggactatggcggTTTGCTTGAAAAaagtaggtattacagactgagtCACGGCGACGTTAAATAATGCGTACTGAACGTACCCAAAggagtgaagacacttgccagctggtcagcgcatgctttgagtacgcTTCCTGGCAATCCATCTGgcctgcgaccttgtgaatgttaacctgttttaaggtcttactcccatcggctacggagagcgagatcaTACAGTCATCCGTAACAGCTGGTGTTCTcttgcatggttcagtgttgcttgctttgaagcgagcatagaaggtatttagctcgtctggtaggctcacgtcactgggaaGCTCACGGCTAAGTTCCCCTTTGTAATTCATGatagtttgtaagccctgccacatccgatgcgTGTCAGAGCCGGCGTAGTAGGATTCGACCTTAGCCCTGTATTGAAATTTTTCCTGTTTCATGGCTCATTGGAGGTCGTAGTGGGATTTACTATAAGCATCgcgattagtgtcccgctcctagAAAGCGACAGCTTtagtctttagctcagtgtggaagTTGCCTGTaacccatggcttctggttggataTGTATTGACCGTCACTGTGAGGATGATGTCGTCAATGTACTTATTCATttagccggtgactgatgtggtaaactcctcaatgccccAGCAGCGGAGAGCAGGCGCGGCAATGGATCCCCCACAGAGGAGGGCTGTACCCATGCAGAGGAGAGCAGGCACAACGGCAACGGTTCCCCAACTGAGGCTGGCAAGTCCCCAGTGCAGGAACCAGAGGAGGGCCTAGGTGAAGCCCCGGAGCAGGCCCCGGCAGTAGATCCACAGTCAAGGCAAGATCAGGAGGCAGTGTTGGTGAGTCCAGGGCAGATGGTGGACCAGCTCTGACCCCAGGTGCAGAAATAGGTAGTGCCCCTGGGACAGGACACTGGGGGGCAAGGTCTGGGTGGTCACCCCAGATTAAGTATGGTGTATCCCCCACAGTCACGTCGGGGGTTGAGTCCTGTGCATGCTAGTCAGGGTCATCCTGGATACCCCGAACAGGACCCAGGGCTGTTGCTGTGTCCCGTGATGGGCCCATGTCAAGGCTAAACCGGTGAGGGGGGGATCGAAAATGACATCTGGTGTGGGCTCAGTCTCTATAGCAGGCAGCTCCAGATGACTAGTCGCGGCTGAGGGCATGACGTGTCCATGCCCGGTCTCAGTTGCAGCCATGCCGGGGCCGACGAGGCAGAATACTCACACCCTGCAGTCAGTCGTAGTCGGTAACATTGCTGAGGCTGCTGAAGCGGCGTCCTTCTGCTGAACTGCTCCAAACGAACCATACGTGCTTCCTGTTCTTCCTGAGTAATATCCCACAGGTGGAGAAGAGGGGCCATAGGGTTCATGCTGCACGGTCAGCAGGCGTAGGGCTCCCAATGGCTCCAGAGAGGAGGTATAATCCACATGGTTGTAGTCCACTGGATACCCCAGAGCCATACTCCACTGGACCGCAGGTGGGCAGTGTGGAAAGTATCTTGTGTGGTCTCTGTGGGCCGCCATACTGTAGTGGTGTCAGCAAAGTCACAAATCCGGCGagacaatgaaaagagagaaaacagGGTCTATGTATTCTACTGGTTTGTGACTCACTGACACCACCCCCGGTTAGAGGGGAATAAGGCAGTCCAAGagttgacacacacagggaacTTTATTTACACACACTGATGAAGATGTGCATGGGGATGTGCATGACGATAGTTCTGTAAAGGTACAGAGACAGATAGATAATGAATATGCTATACAGGAGATACATATACTGCATAGGTATGTGCAGAGTGCAATAGAATGGGATAAACTATGCATTAAGGAATGCTAATGAATATAACTGGAGCAAAGGACTGTATCTAATAACCATGTATTACATAGTATCACAAGAAGCACTTATGCTAACAATAAACATGTTACCTAATAACATCCAATGATCatagggctgttgcagtgaccgtattaccgccacaccagcaGTCACAAATCATGACCGCATTCAGTTGTTCATGGTAATTCCATCCAAAACTGTGCAAATTAGTGGCGTGGATGTGTAGTCTATGGCCCTCACTAATGGCTTGGTACTCAGCGCTCTATTGTCCTTCTAATCACTCTCTAAACACTTCATGATTGAATTTGAATAATCTGAATGATGAGGTCTAATGGTGCGGGGCAGATCTGCTGGCTGCCAGCCGCCTTTGGCCTGTATTTCTATTGTTTGAGCGGTCAATCGACCAttttgtcaatataatagataatCTTTGACAGAGCGTTTTCATTGGATTTCGGtctggtcgtcactagttaccaccgccacaaagtcataaaccccgcctttttctaaaatgtctcttcttaaaatctgattttaaatctaaccacactgctaactttatgactaatcctaaccttaaattatAACCAAACAGCAAATGTATGTTTTCATGAATTTTActatagacaattttgactttgtggctgcgGTAACTAGTGGACACCTTTTGGTCGCTGCGACCATCTTTCTGAGCTCTAAACGTCTTTGGGCGCATCCATTTGTTGGGCCTCACTGTGTTAAATAAAATAAGAATTTAGGCCAAGtgatatttttttaataataattgTATTAAGAACTATTGTATTATTACACATAGAACTTCATAAACATgagtgacaaatacaaatatttagaTCCTTAATATTCGTTTGATTCTCATTACGGTAAATACACATCCCCATatatgattattatttttttttttaaatatatgtttATACCGGAGATACCATTCTACAATTTAGTGTATCTGACATTCTTTATTCTTTACTTGGTTATTAGTGAAACAAAAATATTAGTAACAATTGAAGATCATTTAACACTCAGAAAAACGATTTACAAGTTTTCAAAATTGAACACAAATCTCTGTTCCTGAATATTTTTACCCCCCTTCTTCCGTAGATGGTTCAGTCAATGATGGATGCCAGTCTACGGGTCAGAGGTAAGTTAAATATTGTTGTGTTAATATTCAAAATTAAGCCAATTTACATTAGATTTACATGGTGCATTTGTAATCAAACCACTGTCTTGTCCAGCTGCATTGGGGGTTCTGATTGATATTGTGAATGGTCAGTTTAGTTTCCGACGCACCGGTCATTCAGCGCATACTGTGCTAAagccagcaagctagctaacgttcatgTTCACGTTATCTTCAATGGAAATCACCCACGTTGTTCCCCGTTCTTGAAAACAATATGAGGAGCCTTTCCAGAGCAGTGGTCCAAGGCTGCTTTATGGACAGATTAGTTTTCTTCTAATCCTGCCACTCCTGGTTCTGAGGGTACCCACAGGATGTGCAGACTTTAGTTCCAGCGCAGTGCCACCCACCTGATTCAACCAGCCCTGACTTTAATAGTTgaatcaagtgtgtgtgtgtgtgtgtgtgtgtgtgtgtgtgtgtgtgtgtgtgtgtgtgagagagagagagagagttaattgACTTTGTCTCATGATGTCTGTTAATTTTTGTATGACCAATGGTGCACTTGATCTCTCCTCCACAGACATAGCCCACTCTAACCATCAAGATGAGTGAGTTGAAGGACTGCCCGCCTCTAAAGTACTATGACTTTAAGCCAGTAGAGCATGTCAAGGTGTGCCCCCGCTACACTGCCGTGCTTGGGCGCTCAGAGGACGATGGCATCGGTATTGAGGAGCTGGACACACTGCAGCTGGAGCTGGAGACTCTCCTGTCCTCTGCTAGCCGCCGTCTCAGAGCTCTAGAAGAACAGAGGCAGGTAAGGCAGGAGTCAGTGAGCACATCTCAAATGTTGTCATTAAACAATTGAGCAGCTTTTATGTCATTGGACAGCCTGAGTTGCCTCACTCTACCTGCTGCTGCTACACCTCCATCTGTAATGTTGGACAGGCAAGATATTTTGCTGCCATAGTGTTTCTGGCACTACAAGTGATACTTGTGTCATCCTTATTTGATAATTACGTTTTGTTGGTGACTGGTACCTATTTTTCTCAGATCCTCACAGACTGGCAGGATAAGAAAGGGGACAAGCGCTTTTTGAAGCTGGGAAAGGACGCAGACCTCTCAGCCTCATCACGTCACAAACCGAAGAAGCAGAAACTCGATGGAAAGGGCAGTCACGGGCCTGGGCCTGGTCCTGGACGACCTAAATCCAAAAATCTGCAGCCCAAAGTCCAGGAGTACGAGTTAAGTGAGGATCCACAGGACATTCCCCGTAATCCTAAGAATGATGCCCCCAACAGGTCGGTGACAATCACATCTCACACAAACAGTGCTCTAAGGCAGTGTTTCACAACCCTGGTCCTCAAATATCCTCAACAGTagacatttttgttgtagccctggacaaacacAGCTCATTGAGGGCTGCTTCTTCTTCTTTAAAGTGTTATGGCAAACTACACCTATTGGTgtattgccgccacctactgtttTGGCTGTATGTCAGCccaaataattaacaaaataaaactGAACAAAATAAACAAGACACAATGTACACCTTTATTCAGATTCAACTGCCAAAGCCCAACCCTACAGGCTCTGGGGCCTGAAAAGGAAGAGCATAGTTGGACAGTATTCTTTGCAACGTTTCAGCAGTGAAATCCTGGAACCCCAAAACCTTTCAGCCGCAGTTTCTTGGACTTTTTGTTAATTTATGCAGTACAATTAATCAAATGCCCGATAAACACCATACATCTACCTTCTTCACAATCAGCATATCAGTTTCCCTCAACTGTTGAACAACACTGAATCTCCACAGTCTGCGGAGCATCCACCGCTATATCTTCAGCTCCCTTCGCTCCTTCAACGATTTCACGTGCCTCCGTGTAGGAGACCTGCTGAATAGCCCTGACCCTTGTCACTTCATACTCCTTTACCCTAACCAGGCACTCCGGGGAATTTGGAAGATGGTTGCCATCACAATAACATCGTACACCCTCAGATTCTTCAACAACATTCCTTCGACACACACTTGATACATGTCCATACCTTTCGCAATTCCAGCAAAACAACAGCTTGGACACAAAAGCTCTCACCGCATATCTAACATATACCATCTTCACATTTGAAGGGAGATCCTCTTAGTCAAACATTAATAATACTGAAAGGCTTTCTTCTTTAATCCCCATCCACTGCACGGTTCAGCCGGCGTGTTCCAACTACTCCTGGTATGCTCCTCGTAAGCCACAAGGCCTCCACATCCAATACGACGCCAGAGATGACAACTTTTAAAGGTGCTCTGCTACAAAAATCAAAACTCTCCACTTCATAAGTCGATAGTTTGTCGATCCTTAATGCCTTTTCCTTCTGCTCTTTCGACACAAAATAAATCAAAACAAAACCACTTCTGGTCCTTCTGACCGACTCCACCTTTCCCAATGCATCCCTTACCATCCTTGATACTTCAAACGGATCTCCGAAAAAAGCATCATTGTTAGTGAACCCTACTCCAACCAAAAACCTACACTCATGAACAACTTTAGTCCTTTTTTGTTCCAGTTTCCTTTATCGCGGTCTTCCACTCTTCAGCCAAACTGCAAGGATCCACTCTCCACCAATCTCACTCCCACTGGACCAAAATCATCCTTTACATCCTTGGAACGAGGCCCGAACTCAGCAGTCTCCACCACGGGTACTTCAGGTTCCATCTCCGAGCTACTAGAGCATATATCCCTTTTTAAACTTGTCGCCAACCTTCCCTACCACCCCGCTTCCCTCTACTCAACTCATTCTCAGCTGTCATCACTACACCTGCCACCGCAATTGATTCACCCTCACTCTTGTCGTGTTCAAATCCTTCTGTAGCTCTTCTAGAGGTTCTGTCCGATCCTCCATTCCATATTCACTCAGGACATATTTCacttttcttctctttctcttgtcCACCATCTTCTCCTTCAACAATCCTTCAGATGGTTTGTACAATCTCCCACTCCATATTTATTCATGATGTTTGTTTCTTCCTTTTTCCATTGTCTGCCATCTTCTTGAACCCATCGCCTTAAGATGTTTTTGGGAAACCGGCTCATTCatggcttgatgattagttgacaagttgaattaggtgtgcttgtccagggttacaataaaagtgtgtactgtaggtggtactcgaggaccagggttgggaaacactgctctaaTGTCACTGACAGTGTTTGGCTGTGTTTTGTTTTTCATTGTCCCACATGCAAAATTGTCCAGTGTATTTGTGTCTTGTGTTTTCCAGATTTTGGGCATCAGTAGAGCCATACTGTGCTGACATCACGAATGAAGAAATCCGGGTTCTGGAAGAACTCCTGAAGCCCCCGGATGATGAGGCTGAATACTACAAGGTACAATATTGAATCCTACCCCTTAATGCAATTAGCATAACATGACAAAACTTATAGTAGCTGGCCTCTCAGGTCCCAAGCACTACTAGCCTATCTGATAGAAGGTATTATGTGACTCATCCTCTGTTACACATTGCCCCAAGAGAGAACATAGATAAATAATATTGTATTGATTATATTGTGTAGATTCCGGCATTGGGGAAACACTACTCTCAGCGATGGGCTCAGGAGGATCTGCTGGAGGAACAGCGGGAAGGGGCTCGAGCCAACGACAAGAAGAAAAGCCTCATGGGACCACTGTCTGAACTAGACGCAAAAGGTGAGGGCACGCTAGGAGATGGGGATAACGACATACAGCATGTATTGAGTGGATGAGCCTTCACAAATGAGTAGTGTTTGTCTTCCTCTAGCATCAACACTGAAAAAAATAATGTGTAATTATGTCTGACACAAGGGGGATTTTATTCTCTTAGATGTGGATGCCCTGCTAAAAAAGTCAGAGTCCCAGCACGACCCACCAGATGATGGTTGTCCCTTTGGTCCTCTTACACAGCGGCTCCTTCAGGCTCTTGTCGAGGTCGCATATTTCAGGCTTTGTTGTTTACGCATACAATTCTAAATGACTTAAACACATCCCTGCAAATAACTAGTTGATTTGAATACTTTATAATTAAACTGTAGAGCTGAAATTCTTTAAGTATTGTTTCTTTCTTGCAGGAGAATATCATATCACCTATGGAGGATTCTCCAATCCCTGACATATctgggaaggatggagggaacGAGGGGGCTGGGACCTCACCTCGCAGCCAGGGCAAAGCTTTTAGGTAAAGGCATATTCTCCATAAACTAACATCACCCCGTTATAAACTTGTAGGATACACTCTACAGATACCCTGAAGGAAAATGCTAAATAGCAACAAAGGCTTTGTAGATTACACCAATATATTCCAATCACTGATTGCTTCTTCTGCGACTGTCACTTACCAATCAGTCAACTAGATCTTTCTTTCCACTGACTTTCCCACTCTCCCTCTTTCCTAGTGTTCCTCACACGCGCTCTCTCGAGGCACGGATTAAGGAGGAGCTGATGTCTCAGGGGCTGCTGGATTCTGAGGAGCGACCCGGAGCAGGCGGAGACTCCGAGGATGAGGTGCTCGCTGAGCTCCACAAGAGACAGGCTGAACTCAAAGCCCTGAGTGCCCACAACAGATCCCGTAAGCAGGAGTTACTCCGGTGAGAGCACGAGAGAAAAGTGCAGGGGagaaatgtaaaatgtacatGAGCAATAAGGTTGATTTAAGGTCCTAAAGAACTGTCTGATGACTTTGTTTAAGAcacatgtcaaactcattccacagagggccgagtgtctgcgggttttcactcctcccttggacttgattgatgaattaaggtcacaaattagtaaagaactcacctcacctggttgtctaggtcttaattgaaaggaaaatacCCAAAACCAGCAGGCACTTTTGACACCCCTAGTTTAAGACCTAAAAGGAGGGATGTTCTTACGTTGATGATAATGAGTTGCACTTATAGAAGGCCCAATTGCTTCacctcatccacatcacatgtgCAGTACCTGAACACTCATCAAAAACTAGTACTGGATTTGGCTATTATTCACAACACGCCTCATAGTTGACTCTAACCGTCCCTTCACCGTCCTCCTTACAGCCTGGCAAAGGAGGAGATGCGGAAGCAGGAGTTGCGGCAGAGGGTCCGGGTGTCTGATAATGAGGTCATGGAGGGCTTCCGTCGCATTATGGCTGCCAGGCAGAAGAAACGCACACCGACAAAGAAGGAGAAGGATCAGGCATGGAAAGCACTGAAGGAAAGAGACAGCATCCTCAAGCTGCTGGATGGGTAGAGGGGCAATCATTTAGGGTGGGTGTGGGAAGGGGTAGTTTCAGTCTGCCAATGAGTATATACtgttgtatatgtgtgtgtctgatcATATGCTTCCATGCTCTAGTGGCCATAAGCATTTTATCACGTTTTCTTACTCTATATAACTATCCAATGGAAGTATAGTGAATACCTGCAATGATGTAGCATGATTGTCATAGTTGTTGAAAATGGAGGCATGCATTTTTTTCTTTTGATAATTTGTGTATTCTTGTTTGAGTATGTTAACTAAACTTTCAGTGCACTGTATTCACTGTTTGAACATCCTCACCAGAGGAGCTTATGATGATTGCATGTGGTACTCTGTGTACATTACTGGCATTTGTTTTCTGAGACTAACTAGTATTGTTTTCCACTGGCATTTTCCAAGTTCTGTTgattttgtttacattttatttaacgtTTATAGTGTATCTCTAGTATGGAAAAACTAAAACGTAATGTGTGAAAAAATAAATATCAGGAAAAGGGTTGTGAGGGAATATCAATGTGATGTGCAATTTACTTTCACACTACATAACGTTGCAAAACGTTTAACCAACTCAACTGGTTGGGATGAAATGGAGAGAAGGTTggagaagcaacagctgtgctggaatggAAACAATATGAGTGTTGGTTCTGATGGTATGAAGTGGGAAGATGAGGGTCAAGTACCGGAATGGTCGGTAGTGGAAAGacagaagagagatcatgatacagaaaGCAGTAGAGTGTATAGTAAAGAAGGCATATAGAGGATCAAGGTAGGAAGCAAGAGTAATGTGTTGGAATGGAAAGTGGTGATCTTGTTTGAGACCACAGGTCCTCATTTACACCCCATCTGACTAACCAATGCTGTAGAGAAAGAGGTGGGTGAAGTCAAATTAGCTCGGTTCATTGGAAATGGTAGATTGTTCATATTTTGTGGTAGCCAGGGTCAGCAAGAGAAGATTCTGAAAATGCTTAATTATTCATTGGAAGAATATTAAAAGCCATGTCCCAGGTGCTTATTCTAGTTTGAGGGGAGTCATCACTGGGGTCCCAATA belongs to Salvelinus namaycush isolate Seneca chromosome 20, SaNama_1.0, whole genome shotgun sequence and includes:
- the LOC120065086 gene encoding transcriptional adapter 3, with the protein product MSELKDCPPLKYYDFKPVEHVKVCPRYTAVLGRSEDDGIGIEELDTLQLELETLLSSASRRLRALEEQRQILTDWQDKKGDKRFLKLGKDADLSASSRHKPKKQKLDGKGSHGPGPGPGRPKSKNLQPKVQEYELSEDPQDIPRNPKNDAPNRFWASVEPYCADITNEEIRVLEELLKPPDDEAEYYKIPALGKHYSQRWAQEDLLEEQREGARANDKKKSLMGPLSELDAKDVDALLKKSESQHDPPDDGCPFGPLTQRLLQALVEENIISPMEDSPIPDISGKDGGNEGAGTSPRSQGKAFSVPHTRSLEARIKEELMSQGLLDSEERPGAGGDSEDEVLAELHKRQAELKALSAHNRSRKQELLRLAKEEMRKQELRQRVRVSDNEVMEGFRRIMAARQKKRTPTKKEKDQAWKALKERDSILKLLDG